CCTCCGGCATTGACGAAAGTCAGGCGCTCTATGAGCGGGTGCGCGAAAAGCTGATTCACCGCTATCCGCTGATTTCCGTGGGCTGGCTGAATCACCAAACACCGCTAATCGAGTGGACCCAGCCCAATGCCGAACTGGCTGCCAGAAACCTAATCGACTTGGGCGCAACGGCGCTGGTGTTCATGCCCATTGGCTTTGCCACCGAAAACCACGAAACCTTGCTGGATGTGGATCACATCATCCACGGGCTGCGTCGCCGCCATCCCGAAGTGACCTGCGTGCAGATGCCCTGCGTCAATGACCACCCTGACTTTCTGCAAATGGCAGCAGACTGGGCTGATGGGCAGATTGCTGACTTGCTGGAGGCAGAGGCGCTGGCGGTGAATCCATCGCTGGCGATCGCCCTGGCCCAGTCCTATGCAGATCACTATCACCACGAGCATTCCCAAGGACATTCCCACGGACATTCTCACGGACATTCCCACAGGCATTCCCACGGGCATTCCCACGGACATTCCCACTCGCATGATTCTGGACATGCTCACCCGCCTGAGCATCGTTATGCCCACGGACATACGCATAACCATTCCCACCAGCCTTCCCACGGTGAGCATTCTCACAGGCATTGAGTAGGTACGACTTCAGGTCAGGAAATCCTGCACTAGCCGTTTTGCCATGAGGATGTCGGGCTTGCCGGGCCCGTTGACATCGGGCAGCACACCGACAATCTGAAAGCCCATCTTTTGATAGAACTCGTAGGGGTGGTTGCCGGGATTGCGAATTTGGGCGATGTGCTGAAATGGGTCAGAGTAGAGGTCAACCCCAAACAGGCTGGTTTGACCCAGTTCATCGTCTGTGCCCAGATACAGGGTGTGGACACCCTGCGCCGCGGCTTGTTGTTCTAGGTCTTGTACGAGCGATCGCCCGACACCCCGCCCGCGCCAGTTGCGCTGCACCACTAGCGGATGTAGCTCCCAAGCAGAACCGCCATACTGGGCGATCGCCCCAATCCAGCCAATCACTTCACCCGTCGGCAATACGGCAATCCGGCTGAGGCGATCGCCCTCTAGCGATTCCTCCACCTCTGCCACCGCAGACGGCATATCGCGCCAGCCATGCTCCATCTGGCCAAAGACATCCACCAGCATTGCTGCCAATTGCTGAATCGTGTCGGGTTCATCGGGCTGCAAATCGCGGATGTGCCAGTGCATTATGCAGGTTTTTGAAAGATCATAAGGTGCT
The Thermoleptolyngbya sichuanensis A183 DNA segment above includes these coding regions:
- a CDS encoding GNAT family N-acetyltransferase; amino-acid sequence: MHWHIRDLQPDEPDTIQQLAAMLVDVFGQMEHGWRDMPSAVAEVEESLEGDRLSRIAVLPTGEVIGWIGAIAQYGGSAWELHPLVVQRNWRGRGVGRSLVQDLEQQAAAQGVHTLYLGTDDELGQTSLFGVDLYSDPFQHIAQIRNPGNHPYEFYQKMGFQIVGVLPDVNGPGKPDILMAKRLVQDFLT